In a genomic window of Schistocerca gregaria isolate iqSchGreg1 chromosome 5, iqSchGreg1.2, whole genome shotgun sequence:
- the LOC126273044 gene encoding putative beta-carotene-binding protein: protein MRTATIIALVAASIAAAVDAGAYFAPAALSAPASGLGVKVCADDQPDVAICRKNALQQAIPMLAHGIPSIGASPIDPLDNLPPLVFNVNQPGITINFELKNSRMLGHGRAVLEDLNVDTNAVTIRVLTHVPGEFIFDGDHTIDAYVFGVPYKGSGRFTLVEIDSGVEMIYSGHPVPGPDGRTYLQLTSGECKLDYGATTYKLTGVYGDYPPFVEALGKFITEVTSPVVEKLIAPPVEAWMADIYRSRAQQVFSTVPFDVIFPKTLAIDGFYRAFYPHY, encoded by the exons ATGAGGACCGCCACCATCATCGCACTCGTCGCCGCCTCCATCGCCGCCGCGGTGGACGCCGGCGCCTACTTCG CGCCGGCGGCTCTTTCAGCGCCGGCTTCTGGGCTGGGCGTCAAGGTGTGCGCCGATGACCAACCCGATGTGGCCATCTGTCGCAAGAACGCGCTGCAGCAGGCCATACCAATGCTGGCGCATG GTATACCGAGCATCGGCGCATCGCCAATTGACCCCCTGGACAACCTGCCGCCGCTAGTGTTCAACGTGAACCAGCCTGGCATCACCATTAACTTCGAGCTCAAGAACAGCAGGATGCTGGGACACGGACGCGCTGTTCTGGAGGATCTCAA CGTGGACACAAATGCGGTCACCATTCGCGTGCTGACCCACGTCCCTGGCGAGTTCATTTTCGACGGTGACCATACCATCGATGCCTACGTCTTTGGCGTGCCTTACAAGGGCAGTGGACGATTCACGCTTGTCGAAA TCGACTCCGGCGTGGAGATGATCTACTCCGGCCACCCCGTGCCGGGCCCTGACGGCCGCACCTACCTGCAGCTGACGAGCGGCGAGTGCAAGCTGGACTACGGAGCGACCACATACAAGCTCACCGGTGTCTACGGAGACTACCCTCCATTTG TGGAGGCCCTGGGCAAGTTCATCACGGAGGTGACGTCCCCCGTGGTGGAGAAGCTGATCGCGCCGCCCGTGGAGGCGTGGATGGCCGACATCTACCGCAGCCGCGCCCAGCAGGTGTTCAGCACGGTGCCCTTCGACGTCATCTTCCCCAAGACGCTGGCCATCGACGGCTTCTACAGGGCCTTCTACCCGCACTACTAG